The proteins below come from a single Carnobacterium divergens DSM 20623 genomic window:
- a CDS encoding hydrolase — protein MTEPKWKTDTEYIGHIEDLINRKEVQQLSEYTQHHFTTRLEHSISVSYRSYRISKKFGWNARSTARAGLLHDLFYYDWRTTKFDEGTHAYVHPRMACENAEKLTPLSDLEKDIIIKHMWLATIAPPRYKESYVVTFVDKYCACAEVIAPLMGRATASVKNTWLKLKVSVQS, from the coding sequence ATGACGGAACCAAAATGGAAAACAGATACCGAATATATTGGACATATTGAGGATTTAATCAACCGCAAAGAAGTGCAACAACTTTCTGAGTATACTCAACATCATTTTACAACCAGACTTGAACATTCCATTAGTGTGTCTTACCGAAGTTACCGAATTAGTAAAAAATTCGGCTGGAATGCACGTTCAACAGCCAGAGCAGGTTTGCTACATGATCTGTTTTACTATGACTGGAGAACAACGAAGTTTGATGAAGGAACACATGCCTATGTACATCCAAGAATGGCTTGTGAAAATGCTGAAAAATTAACACCATTGTCTGATTTAGAAAAAGACATTATTATTAAACATATGTGGTTAGCAACGATTGCGCCACCTCGTTATAAAGAAAGTTACGTTGTAACTTTTGTCGATAAGTATTGCGCTTGTGCGGAGGTTATTGCGCCATTGATGGGTCGCGCTACTGCTAGTGTGAAAAACACTTGGTTAAAACTGAAAGTATCCGTTCAATCATAA
- a CDS encoding flavodoxin family protein, with product MSNTKIAVIYYSSTGGNTQMARWAADAAKEAGAEVRLLKAHELAPDVAIDSNPLWRKNVNETADIPEATSADLEWADGIIFSSPSRFGVMASQLKQFIDLQGGLWAQGKLANKAVTAMATAGNPHGGQEEVIQSIYTVMQHWSTILVPTGYINQSTFGAGGNPYGSSATISQDGEVVDAKNIQPAVADQAKRLVQVATALKNGL from the coding sequence ATGTCAAACACAAAAATTGCTGTCATTTACTATAGTTCAACAGGAGGAAATACCCAAATGGCTCGTTGGGCAGCTGACGCTGCAAAAGAAGCTGGTGCTGAAGTTCGTTTATTAAAAGCTCATGAATTAGCCCCTGATGTTGCTATTGATTCAAATCCTTTATGGCGTAAAAATGTTAATGAAACGGCTGATATTCCTGAAGCAACAAGCGCTGATTTAGAATGGGCAGACGGAATTATTTTTAGCTCTCCTTCACGTTTTGGTGTGATGGCTAGCCAATTAAAACAATTTATTGACTTGCAAGGTGGACTTTGGGCACAAGGAAAATTAGCAAATAAAGCTGTCACAGCAATGGCAACAGCTGGTAACCCACATGGTGGCCAAGAAGAAGTCATTCAAAGTATTTATACTGTAATGCAACATTGGAGTACCATTCTTGTCCCAACTGGTTACATCAATCAAAGTACCTTCGGCGCAGGTGGTAACCCTTACGGAAGCAGCGCGACAATCAGTCAAGACGGAGAAGTAGTGGATGCAAAAAATATCCAACCTGCTGTTGCAGATCAAGCAAAACGTTTGGTTCAAGTAGCAACAGCTTTAAAAAATGGCTTATAA
- a CDS encoding winged helix-turn-helix transcriptional regulator, whose amino-acid sequence MTSCEERQKTICPKFEQTFSILGKKWMGLIIDVLLEGPQRFKDMAAKIPSVSDRVLVERLKELEQAGIVTRTVYPDSPVRVAYSLTEKGESLKPVMDEVQCWADKWIDSEETVPQTV is encoded by the coding sequence ATGACATCATGTGAAGAAAGACAGAAAACGATTTGTCCAAAATTTGAGCAAACTTTTTCTATTTTAGGGAAAAAATGGATGGGGCTCATTATCGACGTCTTGTTAGAAGGGCCACAACGTTTTAAAGATATGGCAGCGAAAATTCCAAGTGTTAGTGATCGTGTGTTAGTTGAGCGCTTAAAAGAGCTTGAACAAGCAGGCATCGTTACACGAACTGTCTATCCCGATTCACCTGTTAGAGTAGCATATAGTCTAACTGAAAAAGGCGAGTCATTAAAACCTGTAATGGATGAAGTTCAATGCTGGGCAGATAAATGGATCGACTCAGAAGAAACTGTCCCACAAACCGTATAA
- the pheS gene encoding phenylalanine--tRNA ligase subunit alpha has translation MDLKAKIESLKEEALAKVAASENLDVLNQVRVAYLGKKGPLTEVLRGMKDLSAEERPKVGALANVVRDEITTMLEEKKTTLEMKKINEALANEAIDVTLPGSYVSVGQPHVLTQIIEEIEDLFIGMGYEVIEGPEVEEDRYNFEMMNLPKDHPARDMQDTFYITEEILLRTHTSPVQARTMEKHDFTKGPLKMISPGRVYRRDSDDATHSHQFHQIEGLVIDKNITMSDLKGTLEVFAKQLFGADREIRLRPSYFPFTEPSVEVDVSCFKCGGAGCNVCKHTGWIEILGAGVVHPNVLEMAGIDSSVYGGFAFGMGPDRVAMLKYGIDDIRHFYQNDVRFLNQFKVKE, from the coding sequence ATGGATTTAAAAGCAAAAATTGAAAGTTTAAAAGAAGAAGCACTAGCAAAAGTAGCAGCTTCTGAAAATCTAGATGTATTGAACCAAGTGCGTGTAGCGTATCTAGGGAAAAAAGGACCGCTAACAGAAGTTTTACGAGGTATGAAAGATTTATCGGCTGAGGAACGTCCCAAAGTAGGGGCATTGGCTAACGTTGTACGTGATGAAATTACGACGATGCTAGAGGAGAAAAAAACAACTTTAGAAATGAAAAAAATTAATGAAGCTTTAGCAAATGAGGCTATTGATGTTACACTACCAGGAAGCTATGTTAGCGTAGGTCAACCACATGTCTTAACACAAATTATTGAAGAAATTGAAGATTTGTTTATTGGAATGGGGTATGAAGTTATTGAAGGTCCTGAAGTAGAAGAAGACCGTTACAACTTTGAAATGATGAACTTGCCAAAAGATCATCCAGCCAGAGATATGCAAGATACCTTCTATATTACAGAAGAAATTTTACTAAGAACCCACACGTCTCCTGTTCAAGCTAGGACAATGGAGAAGCATGATTTTACAAAAGGGCCATTAAAAATGATCAGTCCAGGAAGAGTGTACCGTCGCGATAGTGATGACGCTACTCACTCACATCAATTCCATCAAATAGAAGGTTTAGTAATCGACAAAAATATTACAATGAGTGACTTAAAAGGAACCCTTGAAGTTTTTGCTAAACAACTGTTTGGAGCAGATCGTGAAATTCGTTTACGACCAAGTTATTTCCCATTTACTGAACCCTCTGTTGAAGTGGACGTTAGCTGTTTTAAATGTGGTGGAGCAGGTTGTAACGTATGTAAGCATACAGGCTGGATCGAGATTTTAGGCGCAGGAGTCGTTCATCCTAATGTTCTTGAAATGGCAGGCATTGATAGCTCTGTTTATGGCGGATTTGCCTTTGGGATGGGACCAGATCGCGTTGCTATGTTAAAATACGGAATCGATGATATCCGTCATTTCTATCAAAATGATGTACGTTTCTTAAATCAATTCAAGGTGAAGGAGTAA
- the pheT gene encoding phenylalanine--tRNA ligase subunit beta, translated as MNISYKWLNEYLDLNANKEITPEKLADRMSRTGIEVEDVFKGETGLKKIVVGHTLSVVDHPDSDHLHICQVDIGEEEPTQIVCGAPNIAKDQKIIVALPGARITGNAKIKKGKIRGEVSNGMVCSLSELGFSEKVVPKKYADGIYVLPAEAVAGEEVFPYLAMDDAILELSITPNRADALSMRGVAYEVGAIYDQKPIFIEVVLTEDSSVKAADYIQVEVENSVDVPSYNMRIIKDVKIAESPLWMQTKLMNAGIRPINNVVDITNYILLEYGQPLHAFDYDRLGSKEILVRRGKKGEVLVTLDGEERKLSEENIVVTNGEIPVALAGVMGGLDSEIQEDTVTVALESALFESTTIRRTAKEFNLRSEGSARFEKGINTSTILTACDHAAQLMVELAGGTIVSGVVSKNVLKPMDSSLNITLDRINGSLGTAISSEEVVAIFERLGFGVTHSEGLFDVTIPPRRWDISIEADLIEEVARIYGYDNLPSTLPISEATPGMLNENQRLVRHTRRYLEGAGLSQAISYVLTTPTKASQFMMRESEATMLDMPMTEERSTLRMNLLSGLLDDVRYNKARKNQDVALYEIGRVFYKVAGKVLPLEEEHVAGVMTGLEVTSDWQQSGKAVDFFTVKGVLEGLLAMYGFTGSISYQKAETLDGMHPGRTALILLDGEEIGYLGQIHPLRAKEYDLKETYGFEINLQKVMDAPKAPTIYQTIPKYPGMTRDMALLVDETVDNQELTTLIKAKGGKYLQDVQLFDVYNGEKIEAGKKSMAYKLIYLNPEATLVEEEVTLAFEKVTNALVETFHVVVR; from the coding sequence ATGAATATATCTTATAAATGGTTAAATGAATATTTAGATTTAAACGCAAATAAAGAGATTACCCCTGAAAAATTAGCGGATAGAATGTCTCGTACTGGGATTGAAGTCGAAGATGTTTTTAAAGGCGAAACAGGCTTAAAGAAAATCGTTGTGGGACATACCCTTTCAGTAGTAGATCATCCAGATTCAGATCACTTACACATTTGCCAAGTAGATATCGGTGAAGAGGAGCCAACCCAAATCGTTTGTGGTGCGCCGAATATTGCTAAGGATCAAAAAATTATTGTAGCTTTACCAGGAGCAAGAATTACTGGAAATGCAAAAATCAAAAAAGGTAAAATTCGTGGAGAAGTTTCAAATGGAATGGTTTGTTCTTTAAGTGAATTAGGCTTTTCTGAAAAAGTAGTGCCTAAAAAATACGCAGATGGTATTTATGTTTTACCAGCAGAGGCAGTGGCAGGAGAAGAAGTTTTCCCATATCTAGCAATGGATGACGCTATTTTAGAATTATCCATTACACCAAATCGTGCAGATGCCTTAAGTATGCGTGGAGTAGCTTATGAAGTTGGTGCAATTTATGATCAAAAACCAATTTTTATAGAAGTGGTTCTAACAGAAGACTCTTCAGTAAAAGCAGCAGATTACATTCAAGTAGAGGTTGAAAATTCAGTAGATGTTCCAAGTTACAACATGCGTATTATTAAAGATGTAAAAATTGCCGAAAGTCCATTATGGATGCAAACGAAATTAATGAATGCTGGCATTCGCCCAATTAATAATGTTGTGGATATTACCAACTATATTCTTTTAGAATACGGCCAACCTCTTCATGCATTTGATTATGATCGTTTAGGATCAAAAGAAATTTTAGTTCGTCGTGGCAAAAAAGGGGAAGTATTGGTTACTTTAGATGGCGAAGAACGTAAATTAAGTGAGGAAAATATTGTTGTAACAAATGGTGAAATTCCAGTGGCACTTGCCGGCGTTATGGGCGGTTTGGATTCTGAAATTCAAGAAGATACTGTTACTGTTGCTTTGGAATCAGCTTTATTTGAATCAACCACCATTCGTAGAACGGCAAAAGAGTTCAATTTACGCAGTGAAGGCAGCGCGCGCTTTGAAAAAGGGATCAACACTAGCACTATTTTAACAGCCTGTGATCACGCCGCACAATTAATGGTGGAGCTTGCCGGCGGCACAATCGTCAGCGGAGTGGTTTCAAAAAATGTCTTAAAACCAATGGATAGTTCATTAAATATTACATTAGATCGAATTAATGGCTCGTTAGGAACAGCTATTTCAAGTGAAGAAGTGGTTGCCATTTTCGAACGCCTAGGCTTTGGCGTTACCCATTCAGAAGGACTTTTTGACGTAACGATTCCACCAAGACGCTGGGATATTTCAATTGAAGCTGATTTGATTGAAGAAGTGGCACGGATTTACGGATACGATAATTTGCCTTCAACACTACCAATTAGTGAGGCAACACCTGGAATGCTAAATGAAAATCAGCGTTTGGTTCGTCATACAAGACGTTACCTTGAAGGGGCAGGACTGTCACAAGCTATTAGTTATGTGTTAACGACACCAACGAAAGCCAGTCAATTTATGATGCGTGAAAGCGAAGCAACAATGTTGGATATGCCAATGACGGAAGAGCGTAGTACGTTACGTATGAACTTATTAAGTGGCTTATTGGATGATGTTCGTTATAACAAAGCACGTAAAAATCAAGATGTTGCCCTTTATGAAATCGGTCGTGTCTTTTATAAAGTAGCAGGGAAAGTCTTGCCTTTAGAAGAAGAACACGTTGCTGGTGTAATGACTGGTTTAGAAGTGACAAGTGATTGGCAACAAAGTGGCAAAGCAGTTGATTTCTTCACTGTCAAAGGTGTGCTTGAAGGATTACTTGCGATGTACGGATTTACAGGTTCAATCAGCTATCAAAAGGCAGAAACTTTAGACGGAATGCATCCAGGTAGAACGGCTTTGATTTTATTAGATGGTGAAGAAATTGGGTATTTAGGCCAAATTCATCCATTACGTGCTAAAGAGTACGATTTAAAAGAAACCTATGGTTTTGAAATCAATTTACAAAAAGTAATGGACGCACCAAAAGCACCAACGATTTATCAAACAATTCCTAAATATCCTGGTATGACAAGAGATATGGCATTATTAGTCGATGAAACCGTTGATAATCAAGAGTTAACGACTTTGATTAAAGCTAAGGGTGGAAAATATTTACAAGATGTTCAATTATTTGACGTTTATAACGGTGAAAAAATTGAAGCTGGTAAAAAGTCAATGGCATACAAATTGATTTATTTAAACCCGGAAGCAACGCTTGTAGAAGAGGAAGTAACGTTAGCATTTGAAAAAGTGACAAATGCACTAGTAGAAACCTTCCATGTTGTGGTAAGATAA
- a CDS encoding APC family permease produces the protein MGGTQLKKEVSALTALTVVIGTVIGAGIFFKPTAVYGAAGSPGLGLLAWVLGGIIAIAGGLTVAEIGTIFPETGGMMIYLEKVFGKWLGFLVGWAQMIVYFPANIAALAIIFATQVTSLFDLSMGYLIPIAICVASLVMGMNLLGTKYGGFVQNVSTLLKLIPIAVIIIAGLLYPGGGVVRLLPMSVTDHPFVTSLGSALVATVFAYDGWMNVGALAGEMKSPGKVLPKVIIGGLSIVMSVYLLINIAYLFVLDAPQLAATDTPAAAVAHALFGGFGGKLVTIGILISVFGGINGYTISGLRIPYALGSQNLLPFSNWFSKLSKSGNMPTNGGILMLVISIVMICSGQFNQLTDLIVFVIWIFNTLTFVAVIKLRRTNPELVRPYKVPFYPVVPLIAILGGFYIILNTLYVQPLNAGLGLLLTLLGIPVYLYQQNKIKKR, from the coding sequence ATGGGAGGAACACAATTGAAAAAAGAAGTGAGTGCTTTAACCGCGCTTACAGTAGTGATAGGAACGGTTATTGGAGCAGGAATCTTTTTTAAACCAACTGCTGTATATGGCGCAGCCGGCTCACCTGGATTAGGTCTATTGGCTTGGGTGTTAGGTGGCATTATTGCGATTGCAGGAGGTTTGACAGTTGCCGAGATTGGAACGATTTTTCCAGAAACAGGCGGCATGATGATTTACTTAGAAAAAGTATTTGGAAAGTGGCTTGGATTTTTGGTAGGTTGGGCACAAATGATTGTCTATTTTCCAGCCAATATTGCAGCATTAGCTATTATATTTGCTACACAAGTAACGAGTTTATTTGATTTATCAATGGGGTATTTGATTCCAATTGCAATTTGCGTTGCTAGTTTAGTAATGGGGATGAATTTATTAGGAACTAAATATGGTGGTTTTGTTCAAAATGTTTCAACTTTGTTAAAATTAATCCCAATTGCTGTTATTATTATTGCAGGTTTGCTTTATCCAGGAGGTGGCGTTGTTCGATTGTTGCCAATGAGCGTAACGGATCACCCCTTTGTAACTAGCCTAGGGTCTGCTTTAGTTGCAACCGTATTTGCTTATGATGGATGGATGAATGTCGGCGCGTTAGCTGGTGAAATGAAAAGTCCAGGAAAAGTGTTGCCTAAAGTAATTATCGGAGGTTTATCGATCGTTATGTCGGTGTACTTATTGATTAATATTGCGTACTTATTCGTGTTAGATGCGCCTCAATTGGCAGCTACGGATACACCTGCAGCCGCTGTAGCGCATGCTTTATTTGGTGGTTTTGGAGGAAAACTTGTGACGATTGGAATTTTAATTTCAGTTTTTGGTGGAATTAACGGATATACGATTTCTGGATTAAGAATTCCATATGCGTTGGGAAGCCAAAATTTATTGCCTTTTAGCAATTGGTTTAGCAAGTTAAGCAAATCTGGAAATATGCCAACAAATGGTGGAATCTTAATGTTGGTGATTTCAATTGTGATGATTTGCTCGGGACAATTTAATCAACTGACGGATTTAATTGTTTTTGTCATTTGGATTTTCAATACGTTAACTTTTGTTGCGGTGATTAAGTTAAGACGAACCAACCCTGAATTGGTTCGACCTTACAAGGTTCCCTTCTATCCAGTCGTTCCTTTAATTGCGATTTTAGGTGGCTTCTATATCATTTTAAATACATTATATGTTCAGCCTTTAAATGCAGGTTTAGGATTATTATTAACGTTACTAGGTATTCCAGTGTATTTATATCAACAAAATAAAATAAAAAAAAGGTAA
- a CDS encoding TetR/AcrR family transcriptional regulator has product MVRGFSEEDKFQIKEKLKRACEQSWKTNGYKRTSIPYLTKTVGISTGAFYLMYETKEQLFIEVLGKVQENLLRTWADFIQEEESSFVGFKKGMKWLFKEYRQYPALYNFNNSEYDLFFAKLPQEQVTQLKEKSLDIFSEVIHTSNLHLLLPEKEAIDIIHTILFLATIDRDTLTATEKSFEFLLDHSLPGIFKEENR; this is encoded by the coding sequence ATGGTGAGAGGATTCTCAGAGGAAGACAAATTTCAGATTAAAGAAAAATTAAAAAGAGCTTGTGAGCAGAGCTGGAAGACAAATGGCTACAAACGAACGAGTATTCCATACTTAACTAAGACCGTTGGGATTTCAACAGGTGCTTTTTATTTGATGTATGAAACCAAAGAACAACTTTTTATTGAAGTTCTTGGAAAGGTACAAGAAAACTTGTTAAGGACATGGGCGGACTTTATCCAAGAGGAAGAGTCTTCTTTTGTAGGCTTTAAAAAAGGAATGAAGTGGCTTTTTAAAGAATATCGTCAGTATCCAGCTTTGTATAATTTTAATAACTCAGAGTATGATCTATTTTTTGCCAAATTACCTCAAGAGCAAGTCACGCAGTTAAAAGAAAAAAGCTTGGACATTTTTTCAGAAGTAATTCACACTTCTAACTTGCATTTGTTGTTGCCTGAAAAAGAGGCGATTGACATTATTCACACTATTTTATTTTTGGCAACAATTGATCGAGATACGTTAACAGCTACAGAAAAATCTTTTGAATTTTTATTAGACCACTCATTGCCAGGCATTTTTAAGGAGGAAAACAGATGA
- a CDS encoding DUF3955 domain-containing protein encodes MNFGKQIKKVRTDNKLTQEQLAQKLMVSRQAVSSWENDRNLPDLEMVVLIAKLFDISLDQLILGDEQMTNKLVKDASEVRKAKLMVISISLLLIGGLCFLSSAFTESRIDSNGMLHEPYFFLIPLGYLFLFSGVITWIVHFVVKRKKR; translated from the coding sequence ATGAATTTTGGCAAACAAATCAAAAAAGTTAGAACTGATAATAAATTAACACAAGAACAATTGGCTCAAAAACTAATGGTTTCTAGACAAGCTGTTTCTAGTTGGGAGAATGATCGGAATTTACCTGATTTAGAAATGGTGGTGCTTATTGCAAAATTATTTGATATCTCACTCGATCAATTAATTTTAGGAGATGAACAGATGACAAACAAATTAGTTAAAGATGCAAGTGAAGTCAGAAAAGCAAAACTGATGGTGATTAGTATTAGCCTCTTGTTAATAGGAGGACTTTGTTTCTTGTCGAGTGCATTTACAGAATCAAGAATCGACAGCAACGGCATGTTACATGAACCTTACTTTTTCTTAATACCGCTAGGCTACTTATTTCTTTTTAGCGGTGTGATCACATGGATTGTTCATTTCGTAGTAAAGCGCAAAAAGCGTTAA
- the rnhC gene encoding ribonuclease HIII yields the protein MANDVLTVAKATLKEMKNYYQDYLKPTTPPGALFAAKKSSVNITGYNSGKVLFQGSSAEQEAHIWKSKATTTLPSKKSTSKKPIDTPLPHGFDSWSVIGSDEVGTGSYFGPLTVVAAYVEKSQIPLLKELGVRDSKDLKDPQIIAIAKDLMTFLPFSLLNVMPEKYNQIQPTMTQGKMKAVLHNQALGHVLAKISPQKPDAILIDQFELPSTYFKHIQDQPAQIKERVYFQTKGEGHHLAVAAASIIARYAFLKGLDDLSAEAGTNIPSGAGNNVDLVAAKLLKRGGVTLLGKYAKLHFANTEKAKKISGRY from the coding sequence TTGGCAAATGATGTATTAACGGTTGCAAAAGCAACTCTTAAAGAAATGAAAAATTATTATCAAGACTATTTAAAACCTACTACTCCACCTGGGGCACTTTTTGCTGCAAAAAAAAGTTCAGTAAATATCACGGGCTACAATTCTGGTAAAGTTTTATTTCAAGGAAGTTCGGCTGAGCAAGAAGCCCATATTTGGAAGAGCAAGGCCACTACTACTTTACCCTCAAAAAAAAGCACTAGTAAAAAACCAATCGACACGCCACTTCCCCATGGCTTTGATTCTTGGTCCGTTATCGGAAGCGATGAGGTGGGAACAGGCAGTTACTTTGGTCCGTTAACTGTTGTAGCAGCTTATGTTGAAAAAAGTCAAATTCCATTGCTAAAGGAGCTAGGTGTGCGAGACTCTAAAGACTTAAAAGATCCTCAAATCATTGCCATTGCGAAAGACTTGATGACCTTTTTACCTTTTAGCTTGCTCAATGTAATGCCGGAGAAATACAATCAAATTCAACCAACAATGACCCAAGGAAAAATGAAAGCAGTCTTACACAATCAAGCCTTAGGACATGTCTTAGCTAAGATTTCTCCACAAAAACCTGATGCCATTTTAATTGATCAATTTGAATTGCCTAGTACTTATTTTAAACACATTCAAGATCAACCTGCGCAAATAAAAGAGCGGGTTTACTTTCAAACTAAAGGCGAGGGACATCACTTAGCTGTGGCTGCAGCTTCTATCATTGCTCGTTATGCCTTTTTAAAAGGATTGGACGACCTATCTGCAGAAGCTGGAACGAACATTCCTTCTGGCGCTGGAAACAATGTCGATTTGGTTGCAGCTAAACTATTAAAAAGAGGTGGCGTAACACTGCTAGGAAAATACGCCAAACTTCACTTCGCTAATACTGAAAAAGCAAAAAAAATCAGTGGTCGTTACTAA
- a CDS encoding cell division protein ZapA: MSGEKKRYKATIAGKSYTIVGSRPTEHLQLVAETVDEQINQIKSLTDNLELDKMAVLTAVNAVSDQLEMQIEMEKMRQKITELETKLAKFEEG, from the coding sequence TTGTCAGGTGAAAAAAAACGTTATAAGGCAACCATTGCGGGGAAATCCTATACCATTGTTGGTTCAAGACCAACTGAGCATCTTCAACTGGTAGCAGAAACCGTTGATGAGCAAATCAATCAGATTAAAAGCTTAACAGATAATCTTGAACTAGATAAAATGGCGGTTTTAACAGCAGTAAATGCCGTTTCTGATCAATTAGAAATGCAAATCGAAATGGAAAAAATGCGTCAAAAAATAACTGAGTTAGAAACTAAATTAGCAAAATTTGAAGAGGGATAA
- a CDS encoding CvpA family protein, with protein MLSLGIIIILVINFYGGARRGLVLQIVMTGGYLLSYIVARLYYLKLGAHLELFIPYPSATENSQFAFFDHALGLELDKAFYNAVAFMLILFIGWLVTRFIGRLLNSLTFFPIIKQANYLGGGILSVLVAYIAIFLILYVLAMIPMDNIQEMLKNSSLAQFIVKHTPILSNQIYNWWIGTIG; from the coding sequence ATGCTTTCATTAGGAATCATCATTATTTTAGTGATAAATTTTTATGGTGGCGCAAGAAGGGGTCTTGTCTTACAAATTGTCATGACAGGAGGCTATTTGCTCTCTTATATTGTGGCAAGACTTTATTATTTAAAACTAGGAGCTCATTTAGAACTTTTTATTCCCTATCCATCGGCAACCGAAAACAGTCAATTTGCTTTTTTCGATCATGCCCTAGGTTTGGAACTAGATAAAGCTTTTTATAATGCAGTTGCTTTTATGTTGATTTTATTTATCGGCTGGTTGGTTACAAGATTTATTGGACGACTCTTAAATTCGTTAACTTTTTTCCCAATCATCAAACAAGCCAACTATTTAGGTGGCGGAATTTTAAGCGTACTTGTGGCTTATATTGCTATTTTTTTGATTTTATATGTATTAGCCATGATTCCAATGGATAACATCCAAGAAATGTTAAAAAATAGTAGTTTAGCGCAGTTTATTGTCAAACATACGCCGATACTGTCCAATCAAATTTACAATTGGTGGATCGGTACAATCGGTTAA